One Aphidius gifuensis isolate YNYX2018 linkage group LG3, ASM1490517v1, whole genome shotgun sequence DNA window includes the following coding sequences:
- the LOC122852895 gene encoding lactosylceramide 4-alpha-galactosyltransferase-like isoform X2, translating into MMLLKLIARKKIKTILAIVFVLCLFLFTFIIDTHDFVKRARVLTGHIVLDNITCYGDSSTNGSIDTFSIYETMNKTVSSKNIFFFQTNCFGSEGVVLKPRQLCAIESAALMNPNMSIYLLILSHSKFSNNTEDNVKMLLTNYNNIFIKRIYTNDYFKNTPLEDWWKSGVFYESYWPKSHMSDVLRFLTLWKVGGIYLDLDIVVKSSLENLTDFVGAEDAIDANAAVFGLGHTEIGRHVANMCIEDLRKNFRGDNWGNNGPGVITRVLQKLCSTKNVADMTTSKCQGFTVYPPSDFFPIPWKKWKLYFDAKEKNKTMDKIKNSRTIHLWNLHSKSERINVGDQVPYGIIANKYCPMTYNNCGKVF; encoded by the exons atgatgttgcttaaattaattgcaagaaaaaaaataaaaactatactagcaattgtatttgtattatgtttatttttatttacatttatcatTGACACACATGATTTTGTAAAACGTGCACGAGTACTCACTGGTCATATAGTGTTAGATAATATAACTTGTTATGGAGACTCATCAACAAATGGTTCAATTGatacattttctatttatg AAACAATGAACAAAACAGttagttcaaaaaatatattcttttttcaaacaaattgtTTTGGTTCAGAAGGAGTTGTTCTGAAACCACGTCAATTATGTGCCATTGAATCAGCAGCATTGATGAATCCaaatatgtcaatttatttattaattctaaGCCATTCAAAATTTTCTAACAACACTGAGGATAATGTAAAAATGCTGctaacaaattataataatatatttataaaacgaatatatacaaatgattattttaaaaatacaccaCTTGAAGATTGGTGGAAAAGTGGTGTATTTTATGAAAGCTATTGGCCAAAAAGTCATATGTCTGATGTTTTAAGATTTTTAACACTTTGGAAAGTTGGAGGAATTTATTTGGATcttgatattgttgttaaatc atcacttgaaaatttaactgaTTTTGTTGGTGCTGAGGATGCAATTGATGCAAATGCTGCTGTATTTGGTCTTGGTCATACTGAAATTGGTCGTCATGTTGCTAATATGTGTATTGAAGATTTACGTAAAAATTTTCGTGGTGATAATTGGGGTAATAATGGTCCAGGTGTTATCACAAGAGTACTACAAAAACTTTGTAGtacaaaaaat gtTGCTGATATGACAACATCAAAGTGTCAAGGTTTTACAGTTTATCCACCCTCTGATTTCTTTCCAATACCTTggaaaaaatggaaattatattttgatgccaaagaaaaaaataaaacaatggataaaataaaaaattcacgtACAATTCATTTGTGGAATTTACATAGTAAATCTGAACGTATTAATGTTGGTGATCAGGTACCATATGGCATTATTGctaataaatattgtccaatgacttataataattgtggaaaagtattttaa
- the LOC122852895 gene encoding lactosylceramide 4-alpha-galactosyltransferase-like isoform X1 produces MMLLKLIARKKIKTILAIVFVLCLFLFTFIIDTHDFVKRARVLTGHIVLDNITCYGDSSTNGSIDTFSIYGKKTMNKTVSSKNIFFFQTNCFGSEGVVLKPRQLCAIESAALMNPNMSIYLLILSHSKFSNNTEDNVKMLLTNYNNIFIKRIYTNDYFKNTPLEDWWKSGVFYESYWPKSHMSDVLRFLTLWKVGGIYLDLDIVVKSSLENLTDFVGAEDAIDANAAVFGLGHTEIGRHVANMCIEDLRKNFRGDNWGNNGPGVITRVLQKLCSTKNVADMTTSKCQGFTVYPPSDFFPIPWKKWKLYFDAKEKNKTMDKIKNSRTIHLWNLHSKSERINVGDQVPYGIIANKYCPMTYNNCGKVF; encoded by the exons atgatgttgcttaaattaattgcaagaaaaaaaataaaaactatactagcaattgtatttgtattatgtttatttttatttacatttatcatTGACACACATGATTTTGTAAAACGTGCACGAGTACTCACTGGTCATATAGTGTTAGATAATATAACTTGTTATGGAGACTCATCAACAAATGGTTCAATTGatacattttctatttatggtaaaa AAACAATGAACAAAACAGttagttcaaaaaatatattcttttttcaaacaaattgtTTTGGTTCAGAAGGAGTTGTTCTGAAACCACGTCAATTATGTGCCATTGAATCAGCAGCATTGATGAATCCaaatatgtcaatttatttattaattctaaGCCATTCAAAATTTTCTAACAACACTGAGGATAATGTAAAAATGCTGctaacaaattataataatatatttataaaacgaatatatacaaatgattattttaaaaatacaccaCTTGAAGATTGGTGGAAAAGTGGTGTATTTTATGAAAGCTATTGGCCAAAAAGTCATATGTCTGATGTTTTAAGATTTTTAACACTTTGGAAAGTTGGAGGAATTTATTTGGATcttgatattgttgttaaatc atcacttgaaaatttaactgaTTTTGTTGGTGCTGAGGATGCAATTGATGCAAATGCTGCTGTATTTGGTCTTGGTCATACTGAAATTGGTCGTCATGTTGCTAATATGTGTATTGAAGATTTACGTAAAAATTTTCGTGGTGATAATTGGGGTAATAATGGTCCAGGTGTTATCACAAGAGTACTACAAAAACTTTGTAGtacaaaaaat gtTGCTGATATGACAACATCAAAGTGTCAAGGTTTTACAGTTTATCCACCCTCTGATTTCTTTCCAATACCTTggaaaaaatggaaattatattttgatgccaaagaaaaaaataaaacaatggataaaataaaaaattcacgtACAATTCATTTGTGGAATTTACATAGTAAATCTGAACGTATTAATGTTGGTGATCAGGTACCATATGGCATTATTGctaataaatattgtccaatgacttataataattgtggaaaagtattttaa
- the LOC122852897 gene encoding beta-1,3-galactosyltransferase 1-like: MLNRLTFTGRTILSCLLLLLCLLSFLSILYRPDWTLTSPKNLSLYIKPNENTTIISPNENHHCKSSPYLYIIICSSVNNQDQRNAIRNTWGSSQHLEALNYSVKINFILGHSEINHDNDLVSIEADKYGDIIQENFHDSYNNLTIKVGMILKWVNKNCKGIKYLMKTDDDMFVNIDNLLTALSSKPHDTNILIGHLVENQIPIRDSSNIWYTPRSMYHHDKFPDFVSGTGYVMSIDVAIKIYNASLKIPFIFLEDVYFTGICADNVGVKPAHQLGFSFEPRRGDINISNNSITSHQVTVNMMHAIWNMSHHGYTNYKKTD; the protein is encoded by the exons atgttGAATCGACTGACATTTACCGGAAGAACAATTTTAAGTTGTCTTCTTTTGTTGCTTtgtttattgtcatttttatcaatac tttaTCGTCCAGACTGGACTTTAACAAGTCCCAAAAATTtaagtttatatattaaaccaaatgaaaatacaacaataatcAGTCCAAATGAAAATCATCATTGTAAATCATCTCcatatttatacataataatatgcTCCAGTGTAAATAATCAAGATCAAAGAAATGCCATCAGAAATACATGGGGCAGTAGTCAACATCTTGAAGCTTTAAATTattctgtaaaaattaattttattctaggTCATAGTGAAATAAATCATGACAAT GATTTAGTGTCAATTGAAGCTGATAAATATGGTGATATAATACAAGAAAATTTCCATGActcttataataatttaacaataaaagttGGTATGATACTAAAGTGGGTCAATAAAAACTGCAAaggaataaaatatttaatgaaaacaGATGATGATATGTttgttaatattgataatttattaacagcATTGTCATCAAAGCCACATGATACAAATATACTTATTGGACATTTAGTTGAAAATCAAATTCCAATAAGAGACTCTAGTAACATATGGTACACACCAAGATCAATGTATCATCATGACAAATTTCCAGATTTTGTATCTGGTACTGGTTATGTTATGAGTATTGATGttgcaattaaaatttataatgcatCACTTAAAAtaccatttatttttcttgaggATGTTTATTTTACTGGAATATGTGCTGATAATGTTGGTGTTAAACCAGCACATCAATTAGGATTTAGTTTTGAACCACGTAGAggagatataaatatatctaataattcaataacatCACATCAAGTTACTGTCAATATGATGCATGCAATATGGAACATGTCACATCATGGTTAtactaattataaaaaaacagacTGA
- the LOC122852896 gene encoding beta-1,4-N-acetylgalactosaminyltransferase bre-4, with amino-acid sequence MTNNFLNFLKPFIVLFYGYARIISCILISIFLLSYCLHPDRFASHYNYVKAENIPDELEKSYEQRDNSCTIKINGNRGSDILYPNKYPHEDPSVMARRLGILPGGQWKPHNCYPQFNVAIILPYRNRDIQLAIFMNYIHPFLQLQNLDYKIFVIEQSPMREFNRAKLFNVGYKEATKISNFHCFIFHDIDLIPQNPDNIYACSKMPRHMSSSVNTFRYNLPYTGLFGGATAITRKLFEKVNGFSNVYYGWGGEDDDMYSRLRNKGLEVTRFAPNVAQYYMLTHKKETPSSARYERLHSGEQRFDTDGISNLEYKVLDHELRPLYLWILADV; translated from the exons atgacaaataattttttaaattttttaaaaccatttattgtattattctATGGATATGCAAGAATAATATCATGTATAttgatatcaatatttttattgtcatattgCTTACATCCAGATCGTTTTGCATCACATTATAATTATGTTAAAGCTGAAAATATACCAGATGAATTAGAAAAATCATATGAACAACGTGATAATTCatgtacaattaaaataaatggtaATCGTGGTTCAGATATATTATATCCAAATAAATATCCACATGAAGATCCAAGTGTTATGGCTAGAAGACTTGGTATATTACCTGGTGGACAATGGAAACCACATAATTGTTATCCACAATTTAATGTTGCAATAATTTTACCATATCGTAATAGAGATATACAATTAgcaatatttatgaattatataCATCCATTTCttcaattacaaaatttagattataaaatatttgtcattGAACAAAGTCCAATGCGTGAATTTAATCGtgctaaattatttaatgttggTTATAAAGAAGCAACTAAAATaagtaattttcattgttttatatttcatgatattgatttaataccACAAAATCCAGATAATATTTATGCATGTAGTAAAATGCCAAGACACATGAGTTCAAGTGTCAATACATTTAGATATAATTTACCATATACTGGATTATTTGGTGGTGCAACTGCaataacaagaaaattatttgaaaaagttaatGGTTTTTCAAATGTTTATTATGGCTGGGGTGGTGAAGATGATGATATGTATTCAAGATTAAGGAACAAAGGTCTAGag GTAACACGTTTTGCACCAAATGTAGCACAATATTACATGTTAACACATAAAAAAGAAACTCCAAGTAGTGCAAGATATGAAAGACTTCATAGTGGAGAACAAAGATTTGACACTGATGGCATCAGTAATTTGGAATACAAAGTATTGGATCATGAATTACGTCCTTTATATTTGTGGATACTTGCtgatgtataa
- the LOC122852899 gene encoding 5-aminolevulinate synthase, erythroid-specific, mitochondrial yields the protein MPCPFLTRLSSNYIRNYGTSVVMNYRQHCPVMSRLSSTLVDTKNDDNIDNTTIKQCPFLSKEKDAVKEASPAVEEDIINVDKNKQFPYEEYFHKQIQKKKEDHSYRIFKKVNRLAKEFPSAIEYTCGEKPITVWCSNDYLGMSRHPIVINSVQKALDKYGAGAGGTRNISGNSIGHEKLEKRLSLLHEKEAGLLFTSCFVANDSTLFTLAKILPNCHIFSDSGNHASMIQGIRNSCVPKHIFRHNDTIHLEKLLSSIDKSIPKIVAFETVHSMNGSICPLEEMCDISHKYGALTFIDEVHAVGLYGNCGAGIGERDNVLHKMDIISGTLGKAFGNVGGYVVGTSKLIDMIRSYAAGFIFTTSLPPTVLYGAHTAIDILSSDEGRLLRNKHQQNVKYMKNKLTLAGLPLEQSPSHIIPIKIGDPQLCTEIADTLLREKGHYVQAINYPTVAKGEEKLRLAPTPKHTQDMMDQFVQDTLEVFHNLNAPIIIKNPEELPRAISVH from the exons atgcctTGTCCATTTTTAACacgtttatcatcaaattacaTACGTAATTATGGTACATCAGTTGTAATGAATTATCGTCAACATTGTCCAGTTATGTCACGTTTATCAAGTACACTTGTTGatacaaaaaatgatgataatattgataatacaacaataaaacaatgtccatttttatcaaaagaaaaagatgcTGTTAAAGAAGCAAGTCCAGCTGTTGAAGAAGATAttataaatgttgataaaaataagcaATTTCCATATGaagaatattttcataaacaaatacaaaaaaaaaaagaagatcaTTCATatcgtatatttaaaaaagttaatcgTTTAGCTAAAGAATTTCCATCAGCAATTGAATATACATGTGGTGAAAAACCAATAACAGTATGGTGTTCAAATGATTATTTGGGTATGTCACGTCATCCAATTGTCATTAATTCAGTACAAAAAGCACTTGATAAATATGGTGCTGGTGCTGGTGGTACACGTAATATATCTGGTAATTCAATTGGTcatgaaaaacttgaaaaacgtttatctttattacatgaaaaagaagctggtttattatttacatcatGTTTTGTTGCAAATGATTCAACATTATTTACACTTGCTAAAATATTACCAAATTGTCATATATTTTCTGATTCTGGTAATCATGCATCAATGATACAAGGTATTAGAAATAGTTGTGTACCAAAACATATATTTCGTCATAATGATACAAtacatttagaaaaattattatcaagtattgataaatcaataccAAAAATTGTTGCATTTGAAACAGTACATTCCATGAATGGTAGTATATGTCCACTTGAAGAAATGTGTGATATATCACATAAATATGGTGCATTAACATTTATTGATGAAGTACATGCTGTTGGGTTATATGGTAATTGTGGTGCTGGTATTGGTGAACGTGATAATGTTTTACATAAAATGGATATTATATCTGGTACACTTGGTAAAGCATTTGGTAATGTTGGTGGTTATGTTGTTGGTACATCTAAACTTATTGATATGATTAGAAGTTATGCTGCtggttttatatttacaacatCATTACCACCAACTGTATTATATGGTGCACATACTGctattgatatattatcatcagATGAAGGAAGGCTATTGAGAAATAAACATCaacaaaatgttaaatatatgaaaaataaattaacactaGCTGGTCTTCCTCTTGAACAATCACCATCTCATATTATTCCAATCAag attggtGATCCACAACTTTGTACTGAAATTGCTGATACTTTGTTACGTGAAAAGGGTCATTATGTTCAGGCAATTAACTATCCAACAGTTGCCAAGGGTGAAGAAAAATTACGTCTAGCACCAACTCCAAAACACACTCAAGATATGATGGATCAATTTGTGCAGGACACTCTTGAGGTCTTTCACAATTTAAATGctccaataattattaaaaatccagAAGAATTACCAAGAGCAATATCAGtacattga
- the LOC122852903 gene encoding uncharacterized protein LOC122852903, translating to MPVEVAPISQPAHAVRSLYNGETTKMNKLCRQLSIESPNITGRDCVFSFDVPVPDVPTHGARIRIVCAGACYIPRRSPSLTSLTSNSSANSLITETSVEGDLPVSLSQHGFRDAALFPGYEVAGIVESLGTCVNDDCGYNVGDRVILYPFDGIPNGYVEYLVVHDLKYLIKIPDNVSLSVAAMLPAGALLAMNTVFAAHEHVQQLVRERDENCVCKILIVGTGGLALWALRIAAYYFSNMQSKVTITIASLKDDGLKMAQEFQRVNVVEWNEGLYEKQLIERTMDACQGPVDIVIDFGTTSRSLHRSMQCLTKGGVVFVIKEVADRLLPKFCRLAEERDQNIKPVEPGTLEQLNKLVQLVSSGEIEPPPHTVYPAEQAMDVVHKLCHSEIQGRAILRFYPAD from the exons atgccagTTGAGGTGGCACCAATAAGCCAGCCTGCTCATGCAGTGCGTTCTCTATATAATGg agaaacaacaaaaatgaataaactcTGTCGTCAATTATCAATTGAGAGTCCAAATATAACTGGACGTGATTGTGTATTTAGTTTTGATGTACCAGTACCAGATGTACCAACTCATGGTGCAAGAATACGTATTGTTTGCGCTGGTGCATGTTATATACCACGACGTTCACCAAGTTTAACAAGTTTAACATCAAATTCAAGTGCAAATAGTCTTATAACAGAAACATCAGTTGAAGGTGATTTACCAGTATCATTATCACAACATGGTTTTCGTGATGCAGCATTATTTCCTGGTTATGAAGTTGCTGGTATTGTTGAATCATTAGGAACAtgtgttaatgatgattgtgGATATAATGTTGGTGATCGTGTTATATTATATCCATTTGATGGTATACCAAATGGTTATGTTGAATATCTTGTTGttcatgatttaaaatatcttaTTAAAATACCAGATAATGTATCATTAAGTGTTGCTGCAATGTTACCTGCTGGTGCACTTCTTGCTATGAATACTGTATTTGCTGCACATGAACATGTTcag caaTTGGTTAGAGAACGTGATGAAAATTGTGTATGTAAAATACTTATTGTTGGTACTGGTGGATTGGCACTTTGGGCACTTAGAATTGCTGCatattattttagtaataTGCAGAGTAAAGTTACAATAACAATAGCATCACTTAAAGATGATGGTTTAAAAATGGCACAAGAATttcaaag agTCAATGTTGTCGAATGGAATGAGGGACTTtatgaaaaacaattgattGAAAGAACAATGGATGCATGCCAGGGTCCAGttgatattgttattgattttgGTACAACATCAAGAAGTTTACATCGTAGTATGCAATGTTTAACAAAAGGTGGTGttgtatttgttataaaaGAAGTTGCTGATCGTTTATTACCAAAATTTTGTCGACTTGCTGAAGAACgtgatcaaaatataaaaccaGTTGAACCTGGTACACTTGAACAACTTAATAAACTTGTACAACTTGTATCAAGTGGTGAAATTGAACCACCACCACATACTGTTTATCCAGCTGAACAAGCTATGGATGTTGTTCATAAACTTTGCCATTCAGAAATTCAAGGAAGAGCTATTTTACGTTTCTATCCAgctgattaa
- the LOC122851055 gene encoding uncharacterized protein LOC122851055, with translation MNNIVFGKLERLQEVKKLKESEYSTEMCRWILKPLGVWPSNSKLFFSLLTIMYYFLIIFSLIPMTLYAIFGENDINLRLKCIGPINFCLVGLCKYTILLLKKKEISDCIDHINYDWNQAVNNKKDRKVMITKAKLGRLIIIICTIFMASGIIFYQIIIPLTAPRIITPDNKTIRPFGYPVYQPLIPSKYQSINHLIIDVVQLMGGITAGTIAIGTFSISAVFALHSCGQYDIVNLRILNFVDEIQQAEKFAVKNYHNSFLLIPITLHAFIAEHDINLKLKCIGPINFCLLGLCKYTILLLKKKKISDCIDHMKYDWNQIVINNEDRKAMIIQAKLGSYPIYQPLLPSNSEIIHLIIDILQFMGGMTAGTVAIGTFSISSLFVLHSCGLYDIVNLRILDFIDIYQNKNNTMDKKTAEIVQLQIRILTFIRQIENILNEACFFEFLSSTTGICILMYNLMTEIQQADKIGIITYLFVLVHYVFNIFILSYVGEKLSQQAQDVGSTVYMINWHQLPPKIAKNFILILLMSKYPNTLTAGKIMPLCYSTFCGIIKTAVAYLNILRSVV, from the exons ATGAATAATATAGTATTCGGAAAACTTGAACGATTACaagaagttaaaaaattaaaagaatccGAGTACAGCACTGAAATGTGCCGATGGATTTTGAAACCGTTAGGAGTATGGCCATCAAattcaaagctttttttttcattattaacaattatgtattattttttaataatcttttCGCTTATTCCAATGACTTTATATGCAATTTTTGgtgaaaatgatattaatttaagaCTTAAATGTATCGgtccaataaatttttgtttagttGGATTATGTAAGTAcacaatattgttattaaaaaagaaagaaataagtGATTGTATAGATCATATAAATTACGATTGGAATCAAgcggtaaataataaaaaagatcgTAAAGTTATGATTACTAAGGCGAAACTTGGTcggttaattattataatatgtaCAATATTTATGGCAAGtggtataatattttatcaaattataatacCCTTAACTGCTCCACGAATTATAACTCcagataataaaacaattcgTCCATTTGGTTATCCCGTTTATCAGCCATTGATACCATCAAAATATCAATCTATAAATCATCTAATTATTGATGTTGTTCAATTAATGGGTGGCATTACAGCTGGTACAATTGCAATTGGTACATTTAGTATTTCAGCTGTGTTTGCATTACATTCCTGTGGACAATatgatattgttaatttacgaatattaaattttgttgat GAAATTCAACAAGCAGAAAAATTTGCA gtgaaaaattatcacaacAG tTTTTTACTTATTCCAATTACTCTTCATGCATTTATTGCTGaacatgatattaatttaaagctTAAATGTATCGGTCCaatcaatttttgtttacttGGATTATGTAAGTAtacaatattgttattaaaaaagaaaaaaataagtgatTGTATAGATCATATGAAATATGATTGGAATCAAATAGTAATCAATAATGAAGATCGTAAAGCTATGATTATTCAAGCAAAATTAGGCag TTATCCCATTTATCAGCCATTACTACCATCAAATTCTGAAATAATTCAtcttattattgatattttgcAATTTATGGGTGGCATGACAGCTGGAACAGTTGCAATTGGAACATTTAGTATTTCTTCTCTATTTGTATTACATTCATGTGGACTATatgatattgttaatttacgAATATtggattttattgatatttatcaaaataaaaataatacaatggaTAAAAAAACCGCTGAAATTGTTCAACTTCAAATACGAATATTAAC ATTTATTcgacaaattgaaaatattttaaatgaagcCTGTTTTTTTGAATTCTTAAGTTCAACAACAGGAATTTGTATATTGATGTATAATCTTATGAct GAAATTCAACAAGCAGATAAAATTGGTATAATTACTTATCTGTTTGTTCTTGTACattatgtttttaatatatttatactatcTTACGTAGGTGAGAAATTATCACAACAG GCTCAAGACGTTGGTTCAACggtatatatgataaattggCATCAATTACCACCAAAAatagctaaaaattttattttaatactgtTAATGTCAAAATATCCAAATACTTTAACAGCTGGAAAAATAATGCCCTTGTGTTATTCGACATTTTGTGGAATTATTAAAACAGCAGTTGCctacttgaatattttacgAAGTGTAGTTTAA
- the LOC122852902 gene encoding odorant receptor Or2-like, translating to MKNKSMILEGVSVSAEKSKLNIKYCTELSRWVLTPLGIWTNENNKNIINKISSTVLIFMCYFLILFLIVPCSLHTFINERDPRIKMKMIGPLSFCLMAISKFSFLVTRKKDIYNCFKHIYHDWRQVQLIDDENIMLENAGKGRFITIICAAFMYGGGFFYHTIMPFAVGSFVTSDNKTIKPLTYPVYDPLFSAQETPNYQIVFTLQWFAGFVMYSITIGACSLAAVFAFHACGQLKIVISRLDNFVDLNHNIDDVLKKKMADIIERHLRTLRFIVRVEEILNELNLIEFLGCTFNICMLVYYFMSEFEKAEVISTITYCVLLISFTFNIFIFCYIGEMLTQQGLKVGWAAYNNINWYELSRKNSRGIILIMAISNNPCSLTAGKMTSLSYASFCSVIRSSMAYLNILRTVVL from the exons atgaaaaataaatcaatgatatTAGAAGGGGTCTCGGTATCGGCTGAAAAATCCAAGTTGAATATAAAGTACTGTACAGAATTGAGTCGTTGGGTATTAACACCACTGGGGATTTggacaaatgaaaataacaaaaatattattaataaaatatcatcaactgtattgatatttatgtgttattttttaattttatttttaattgtaccATGTAGTCTTCATACTTTTATTAATGAGAGGGACCCAcgtattaaaatgaaaatgattggTCCATTGAGTTTTTGTTTAATGGCAATaagtaaatttagttttttagtgacaagaaaaaaagacatttataattgttttaaacatatttatcATGACTGGAGACAAgttcaattaattgatgatgaaaatatcatGTTAGAAAATGCTGGGAAAGGTcgttttataacaattatttgtgCTGCATTTATGTATGGaggtggttttttttatcatacaatAATGCCATTTGCAGTGGGTAGTTTTGTTACGTCtgacaataaaacaattaaaccaCTTACATATCCAGTTTATGATCCACTATTTTCTGCTCAAGAAACAccaaattatcaaattgttttCACGTTACAATGGTTTGCTGGATTTGTCATGTACAGCATCACAATTGGTGCATGTAGTCTTGCAGCAGTCTTTGCATTCCATGCATGTGgacaattgaaaattgtcaTTTCACGATtagataattttgttgatctcaatcataatattgatgatgtgctaaaaaaaaaaatggctgatATAATTGAACGTCATCTTCGTACCTTACg atttattgTTCGTGTTGAAGAAATattgaatgaattaaatttaattgaatttcttGGATgtacatttaatatttgtatgcttgtttattatttcatgaGT gaATTTGAGAAAGCTGAAGTAATATCAACAATTACCTACTGTGTTCTActg ATCTCatttacttttaatatatttattttttgctatatCGGAGAAATGTTGACACAACAG ggATTAAAAGTTGGATGGGCAGCATACAATAACATTAACTGGTATGAATTATCACGTAAAAATTCTCGCgggataattttgataatggcAATTTCAAATAATCCATGCAGTTTGACTGCTGGTAAAATGACAAGTTTGTCTTATGCTTCATTTTGCTCT gTTATTAGATCGTCGATggcatatttaaatatactacGAACTGTTGTATTATaa